One segment of Acidobacteriota bacterium DNA contains the following:
- the recN gene encoding DNA repair protein RecN — MLRYLSIRRLAVIETLDVEFGPGLSVLTGETGAGKSIVVDAVDLLLGGRASADLVRTGADLAQVQAIVETHPGTEVVVRREVLANGRSRAFLDDTLVTTATLRDALGPHIDLHGQYDQHGLLAATGHLDLLDRFAGLDDLRTQVEAAFRSYRTARQAVDDSQLDERERAARLELTRHQLAEIERVHPAPGEDDVLVAQRQVLANADRLDRLARELYLLLYEGDDAIVGRLAGAWRRLDDLRSLDPRFEAFSAVRDTVAPALEDISLFVRDYIAGLDASPERLQEVEDRLAAIERLKKKYGPSLDLVLQRKEALLAAVASLDVTADRLAELHAALADARAVYLGLATELSDARRRRVAGFGRALVDELGQLAMEKTRCELRLTAVRDLEDRWSERGVDTGELFLSANPGEELRPLARIASGGERSRVLLAIKTLASTDAPGRTLVFDEVDAGIGGRAADAVGARLRALGSRFQVLAITHLPQVAAHGQAHYLVEKSVEQGRTLARVSLLAPDERVLELARMIGGASVTARVIDGAREMLASRGAAVSDRSETRAAKGESERAKAKGKRSGADLSR; from the coding sequence ATGTTGCGGTACCTCAGCATTCGACGCCTCGCCGTCATCGAGACGCTCGACGTCGAGTTCGGGCCAGGACTGAGCGTCCTGACCGGCGAGACCGGTGCCGGCAAGTCCATCGTCGTCGACGCGGTCGATCTCCTGCTCGGCGGCCGGGCCTCGGCCGACCTCGTTCGCACCGGTGCCGACCTGGCGCAAGTGCAGGCCATCGTCGAAACCCACCCGGGTACCGAGGTCGTCGTCAGGCGCGAGGTGCTCGCCAACGGCCGCAGCCGGGCTTTTCTCGACGACACCCTCGTCACGACCGCCACGCTGCGTGATGCGCTCGGTCCCCACATCGATCTCCACGGGCAGTACGACCAGCACGGCCTGCTCGCCGCCACCGGCCACCTCGACCTGCTCGACCGGTTCGCAGGCCTCGACGACCTCCGGACACAGGTCGAGGCCGCCTTCCGCAGCTACCGCACAGCCCGACAGGCGGTCGACGACAGCCAGCTCGACGAGCGCGAGCGCGCCGCACGACTCGAACTCACGAGGCACCAGCTCGCTGAGATCGAGCGCGTCCACCCGGCGCCCGGAGAAGACGACGTTCTGGTCGCGCAACGCCAGGTCCTCGCCAACGCCGACCGGCTGGACCGCCTGGCCAGAGAGCTATATCTCCTTTTATATGAAGGAGATGACGCGATCGTTGGGCGCCTGGCCGGCGCCTGGAGACGGCTCGACGACCTCCGGTCGCTCGACCCGCGATTCGAGGCGTTCTCCGCGGTGCGAGACACGGTGGCGCCCGCCCTGGAAGATATTTCGCTCTTTGTTCGCGACTACATCGCCGGACTCGACGCCTCGCCAGAGCGACTGCAGGAAGTGGAAGACCGCCTGGCCGCGATCGAGCGGCTCAAGAAGAAGTACGGCCCAAGCCTGGATCTCGTGCTCCAGCGGAAAGAGGCACTGCTGGCCGCCGTCGCATCGCTCGACGTCACGGCCGACCGGCTTGCCGAGCTGCACGCCGCGCTGGCCGACGCCCGGGCGGTCTATCTTGGGCTGGCCACGGAACTGTCGGATGCGCGGCGGCGGCGAGTTGCCGGGTTCGGGCGGGCGCTCGTCGACGAACTCGGCCAACTGGCGATGGAGAAGACGCGCTGCGAGCTGCGACTCACCGCGGTCCGCGACCTCGAGGACCGGTGGAGCGAGCGAGGGGTCGATACGGGAGAGCTCTTCCTCTCGGCGAACCCCGGCGAGGAACTTCGTCCTCTTGCGCGGATTGCTTCAGGGGGCGAGCGGTCTCGCGTCCTGCTCGCGATCAAGACGCTCGCCTCGACCGACGCACCCGGCCGGACGTTGGTGTTCGACGAGGTCGACGCCGGAATCGGCGGGCGTGCGGCCGACGCCGTCGGTGCGCGCCTGCGTGCGCTCGGCTCGCGCTTCCAGGTGTTGGCGATCACGCACCTTCCTCAGGTGGCGGCGCACGGTCAGGCGCACTACCTGGTCGAGAAGTCGGTGGAGCAGGGGAGGACGCTGGCTCGGGTGTCGCTGCTGGCGCCTGACGAGCGCGTCCTCGAGCTGGCCCGGATGATCGGTGGCGCGTCGGTCACGGCGCGGGTGATCGACGGGGCGCGGGAGATGCTGGCAAGCCGGGGGGCGGCCGTCTCGGATCGGAGCGAAACCCGAGCGGCGAAAGGCGAAAGCGAAAGGGCGAAAGCGAAAGGAAAGCGGAGTGGGGCGGACCTATCACGTTGA
- the miaB gene encoding tRNA (N6-isopentenyl adenosine(37)-C2)-methylthiotransferase MiaB gives MNVHDGERMAGLLEAAGYEHVPVAEEADVVVINTCSVRERAEEKLFTRLGELRVAAEAQQRRPVVAVAGCVAQQEGPNILRRSKLVDVIVGTQAVKQLPVLVERAATARAATPLVDVNPYDDVSFPLGITRRDDPVKAYVTIIEGCNDFCAFCVVPYTRGHERMRPLAEILDEVRQAVATGRPEIHLLGQIVNHYQAPDQPACDFPALLEAVCAIDGVRRVRFASPHPRHVTPRLIHAIRDLPAICKHLHLPVQSGSDRVLQAMRRRHTRAHYLDLVDQLRAAVPGIALSTDMIVGFPGETSEDFDETLSLVRTVGYHSMFSFKYSPRPNTLAQKRMPDEVPEAEKSARIVALQECQREIQLGLHERAVGTAVDVLADSTSRRRPSELSGRTTGNTVVNFPGSGEWLGRFLTVRVERAGPNSLWGRVESWAIPSSPAF, from the coding sequence ATGAACGTCCACGACGGCGAACGGATGGCGGGCCTGCTCGAGGCGGCGGGCTACGAGCACGTCCCCGTCGCCGAAGAGGCCGATGTCGTCGTCATCAACACCTGCAGCGTGAGGGAGCGGGCGGAAGAGAAACTGTTCACGCGGTTGGGGGAGCTGCGCGTTGCGGCAGAGGCGCAGCAGCGGCGCCCCGTCGTGGCGGTCGCTGGCTGCGTGGCGCAGCAGGAGGGTCCGAACATCCTTCGCCGGTCGAAGCTCGTGGACGTCATCGTCGGCACGCAGGCGGTGAAGCAATTGCCGGTGCTCGTCGAGCGGGCGGCGACAGCCCGGGCGGCCACTCCACTGGTCGATGTGAACCCGTACGACGACGTGTCGTTTCCGCTCGGCATCACGCGACGCGACGATCCGGTCAAGGCCTACGTCACGATCATCGAAGGGTGTAACGATTTCTGCGCCTTCTGTGTCGTCCCGTACACCAGAGGGCACGAGCGCATGCGCCCTCTGGCCGAGATCCTCGACGAGGTCCGCCAGGCCGTCGCCACCGGCCGCCCGGAGATTCACTTACTGGGGCAGATCGTGAACCACTACCAGGCCCCCGACCAGCCAGCGTGCGATTTTCCAGCGCTGCTCGAGGCCGTCTGCGCGATCGACGGCGTGAGGCGTGTACGCTTCGCCAGCCCGCACCCGCGGCATGTCACGCCCCGGCTCATTCACGCGATTCGCGACCTGCCAGCCATCTGCAAACACCTGCACCTGCCGGTCCAGTCTGGATCCGACCGCGTGCTCCAGGCGATGCGCCGGCGCCACACCCGCGCCCACTATCTCGACCTCGTCGACCAGCTCAGGGCGGCCGTGCCCGGCATTGCGCTTTCGACCGACATGATCGTCGGGTTTCCTGGCGAGACCTCCGAGGACTTCGACGAGACGCTGTCGCTCGTCCGTACCGTGGGCTACCACAGCATGTTCTCGTTCAAGTACTCACCGCGCCCCAACACGCTCGCGCAGAAGCGCATGCCCGACGAGGTCCCGGAGGCCGAGAAGAGCGCGCGCATCGTCGCCTTGCAGGAATGCCAGCGTGAGATTCAACTCGGCTTGCACGAGCGGGCAGTCGGCACGGCGGTCGATGTGCTCGCCGACTCGACGAGCCGCCGCCGCCCGTCGGAGCTTTCAGGGCGCACGACTGGCAACACCGTGGTGAATTTTCCTGGGTCCGGTGAATGGCTCGGTCGCTTCCTGACGGTTCGCGTGGAGCGAGCCGGGCCGAACAGCTTGTGGGGCCGCGTGGAATCCTGGGCCATTCCTTCCAGTCCTGCCTTCTGA
- a CDS encoding bifunctional nuclease family protein — MAIEMSIKGLMLDPVTNVPIVVLQDKEGQRVLPIWVGVFEANAIAIQIENQTPPRPMTHDLLRNILSDLKATVDRVVVTELRESTFYALIHLTVRGEPVAVDARPSDAIALALRTKSPIFVEEAVIETARSTDAAPDRLDSERLQKWLESLDPEDLGKYKM, encoded by the coding sequence ATGGCGATCGAGATGAGCATCAAGGGCCTGATGCTCGATCCGGTGACGAACGTGCCGATCGTGGTGTTGCAGGACAAGGAGGGCCAGCGGGTTCTGCCGATCTGGGTGGGCGTGTTCGAGGCCAACGCGATCGCGATTCAGATTGAGAACCAGACCCCGCCACGTCCGATGACGCACGATCTGCTGCGGAACATCCTGAGCGACCTGAAGGCGACCGTCGATCGGGTCGTTGTGACCGAGTTGCGTGAGAGTACCTTCTACGCGCTGATCCACCTCACCGTCCGCGGAGAGCCGGTGGCGGTGGATGCCCGGCCGAGTGACGCCATCGCGCTGGCTCTGCGCACCAAATCACCCATCTTCGTTGAGGAGGCGGTCATCGAGACGGCGCGCTCGACGGACGCCGCACCCGACCGTCTCGACAGCGAACGGCTGCAGAAATGGCTCGAGAGCCTGGACCCCGAGGACCTCGGCAAGTACAAGATGTAG
- a CDS encoding ParA family protein: protein MILAIANQKGGVGKTTTAINLAAALAMRQRNTLLVDLDPQANSTMSFLDMRGLERHMLDAMLDDACGIAGVVIPTGQPNLSLAPSRIALAKLESKLVGELDAHFRLKERLDAVRSDYECVVIDCPPTLGLLTVNALVAATHLLIPIQSSYFALEGTDDLLETVAKVQARANPALKILGVLITMHDRRTSLARDIRGQIHRVFGTKVFDTVITKSVRLEESPAYKESIFTFAPESSGAAEYYRLCEEVIDRV from the coding sequence ATGATTCTGGCCATTGCCAACCAGAAGGGCGGCGTCGGCAAGACGACGACCGCCATCAACCTCGCGGCCGCGCTCGCCATGCGACAGCGCAACACGCTGCTCGTTGACCTCGACCCGCAGGCAAACAGCACGATGTCGTTTCTCGACATGCGGGGGCTCGAGCGGCACATGCTCGACGCGATGCTGGACGACGCCTGTGGCATTGCCGGGGTGGTCATCCCGACGGGGCAGCCCAACCTGTCGCTCGCACCGTCGCGCATCGCGCTCGCGAAGCTGGAATCCAAGCTGGTCGGGGAGCTCGACGCGCACTTCAGGTTGAAGGAGCGGCTCGACGCCGTGCGCAGCGATTACGAGTGTGTGGTGATCGACTGTCCGCCGACGCTTGGTCTTCTGACGGTGAACGCGCTCGTCGCGGCGACCCATCTCCTGATCCCCATTCAGTCGTCCTATTTCGCCCTCGAGGGCACCGACGACCTGCTCGAGACGGTGGCGAAGGTGCAGGCCAGGGCCAACCCTGCACTCAAGATCCTCGGCGTGCTCATCACCATGCACGATCGCCGCACGTCGCTGGCAAGGGATATTCGCGGTCAGATTCACCGTGTCTTCGGAACGAAGGTGTTCGACACCGTCATCACGAAGAGCGTGCGGCTCGAGGAGAGTCCGGCCTACAAGGAATCGATCTTCACCTTTGCGCCCGAGTCATCTGGGGCCGCCGAGTATTACCGCCTGTGCGAGGAGGTCATCGACCGTGTCTAA
- a CDS encoding ParB/RepB/Spo0J family partition protein: protein MRHDEHYVDALTSTAGAPLGRLVPIEQVDPNPDQPRQVMGDLSELMASIAEKGIIEPLIVRQRGSRLQIIAGERRYQAAVQIGLREIPVVLREADDDEVVELALVENLQRKDLSPFEEAEALQALVSRAHYTHEQLARKLGKSRTAITETLSLTQMPDEVRQLCRLADISSKSLLLQVVRQSDSQKMIALVERLSRDGAVTRQQAREAVAKPRAAGRPRNFTFNFRPPTKDFSLQLRFRKSQVERGEVISALERILEQLRAQQD from the coding sequence ATGCGGCACGACGAGCACTACGTCGACGCCTTGACGTCGACGGCCGGAGCGCCCCTCGGGCGTCTGGTGCCGATCGAGCAGGTCGATCCGAATCCTGACCAGCCTCGGCAGGTCATGGGCGATCTCTCCGAGTTGATGGCGTCGATTGCCGAGAAGGGCATCATCGAACCCCTCATCGTCAGGCAGCGGGGAAGCCGCCTGCAAATCATCGCCGGCGAGCGCCGGTACCAGGCCGCGGTCCAGATCGGACTACGGGAGATACCTGTCGTCCTTCGGGAGGCAGATGACGACGAGGTGGTCGAGTTGGCGCTGGTGGAGAACCTCCAGCGAAAGGATCTCAGCCCGTTCGAGGAGGCAGAGGCGCTGCAGGCCCTCGTGTCCCGTGCGCACTACACGCACGAACAGCTCGCGAGGAAACTCGGGAAGTCGCGGACGGCCATTACCGAGACCCTCAGCCTGACACAGATGCCGGATGAGGTCCGCCAGTTGTGTCGGCTGGCAGACATTTCGTCTAAATCATTGCTTCTACAGGTGGTTAGGCAGTCTGATTCCCAGAAGATGATTGCGCTCGTCGAACGACTCAGTCGCGACGGCGCCGTCACTCGGCAGCAGGCACGTGAGGCAGTCGCAAAGCCCAGGGCCGCCGGGCGTCCCAGGAACTTCACGTTCAACTTCAGGCCGCCGACGAAGGATTTCAGCCTCCAGCTTCGATTCCGCAAGTCCCAAGTCGAGCGCGGCGAGGTCATCTCGGCGCTCGAGCGAATCCTCGAACAGTTGCGCGCTCAGCAGGACTGA
- a CDS encoding LptF/LptG family permease — MLRTIDRYFIREALPPFVLALAVFTFILQIPPVMEVAEKLVAKGVPWPTIGRIMATLLPQALGITIPMAVLVGLLVGLGRLSADREVVALQACGVSVYRLLRPVLVVASLGWALTTWILVDAMPRANQAYREIVYNIVAARAENEVRPRVFFEDFPNLVLYVRDTPPDGVGWNDVFLADTRNPAQPEVFVTRRGRMVLDREARRVDMVLEDGAQHRIPADAGGKYEVQRFQSMLISLDPEAVFPRSGLQPGVNEMSLAELREEADRRTAEGVPAHSPLMAIQKKFSIPFACYVFALLGLGLGVSSRKDSKQGSFVIAVAIIFLYYIFMYTGEAMAKAQMVSAAFAMWLPNLVLGCAGIALVYWRTRFAELGTSISIPLPFVRRGGGPKTGAAPDTYATPRPAVPARQPAGQRVVLVIRVPQLWLPQPRILDWYLVRLYSRMFAIAFCGMLGIFYIATFIDLSDKVFKGQTTTALLLELLYYSTPQFIYYVLPIAALIATLVTVGLMTKSSELTVMRACGISLYRTALPLLVLGAVLSAALFGLQETVLASANRRAQELNHIVRGGSPRTFDVLNRQWVAGRDGALYHYSFFDPRRLELNGLSIYRLEGEPWRLTSRTWVSLARYADGTWRADRGWVRGFGATREVASFREFESATLDIEAADYFMTEQPDARRMNYAQLSEYIAELQTSGFNVVPHMVELQRKVSFPFVTVIMTLLAVPFAVTTGKRGALFGIGVGIGLAISYWLLFSLFAAFGTAGVVAPALAAWSPNILFGVGAAYSLLTVRT; from the coding sequence ATGCTGCGCACCATCGACCGCTACTTCATTCGTGAGGCCCTGCCGCCCTTCGTCCTCGCGCTCGCGGTCTTCACCTTCATCCTCCAGATCCCGCCCGTCATGGAAGTGGCCGAGAAGCTCGTGGCCAAGGGCGTCCCGTGGCCGACCATCGGCCGCATCATGGCCACCTTGCTGCCCCAGGCCCTCGGCATCACCATCCCGATGGCCGTGCTCGTCGGCCTGCTCGTCGGCCTCGGACGCCTCTCCGCCGACCGCGAGGTCGTCGCCCTCCAGGCCTGCGGGGTGTCCGTCTACCGCCTCCTCCGGCCCGTCCTCGTCGTCGCGTCGCTCGGCTGGGCGCTGACCACGTGGATCCTGGTCGATGCCATGCCGCGTGCCAATCAGGCCTACCGCGAGATCGTGTACAACATCGTCGCGGCCCGGGCCGAGAACGAGGTCCGACCCAGGGTCTTCTTCGAGGATTTCCCGAACCTCGTCCTCTACGTGCGCGATACCCCGCCCGATGGCGTCGGTTGGAACGACGTGTTCCTCGCCGATACGCGGAACCCGGCGCAACCCGAGGTGTTCGTGACCCGCCGCGGCCGGATGGTGCTCGACCGCGAGGCCCGCCGGGTCGACATGGTGCTCGAGGACGGCGCCCAGCACAGGATCCCGGCTGACGCCGGCGGAAAATACGAGGTGCAGCGCTTCCAGTCGATGCTGATCAGCCTCGACCCGGAAGCGGTGTTCCCACGAAGCGGGCTCCAGCCGGGGGTCAACGAGATGAGCCTGGCCGAGCTGCGCGAGGAGGCCGACCGGCGGACGGCCGAGGGCGTGCCGGCCCACAGCCCGCTCATGGCGATTCAGAAGAAGTTCTCCATCCCCTTCGCGTGCTACGTCTTCGCGCTGCTGGGCCTCGGCCTGGGGGTGTCGAGCCGCAAGGACAGCAAGCAAGGCAGCTTCGTCATCGCGGTCGCCATCATCTTCCTGTACTACATCTTCATGTATACAGGCGAAGCCATGGCGAAAGCGCAGATGGTGTCGGCCGCGTTCGCCATGTGGCTGCCCAACCTCGTGCTCGGTTGCGCCGGCATCGCCCTCGTCTACTGGCGGACGCGGTTCGCCGAGCTCGGCACCAGCATCAGCATCCCCCTGCCCTTCGTCCGCCGCGGTGGCGGGCCGAAGACGGGTGCCGCGCCCGACACGTACGCGACGCCCCGCCCCGCCGTCCCGGCTCGTCAGCCCGCGGGCCAGCGGGTCGTGCTCGTCATCCGGGTGCCACAGCTGTGGCTGCCCCAGCCGCGAATCCTCGACTGGTACCTCGTCCGCCTCTACTCGCGAATGTTCGCGATCGCCTTCTGCGGCATGCTGGGCATCTTCTACATCGCGACCTTCATCGACCTCTCCGACAAGGTCTTCAAAGGGCAGACGACCACCGCGCTGCTGCTCGAACTGCTCTACTACTCCACGCCGCAGTTCATCTACTACGTGCTGCCGATCGCGGCGCTCATTGCCACGCTCGTCACCGTCGGGCTCATGACGAAGTCGAGCGAGTTGACCGTCATGCGTGCCTGTGGCATCAGCCTGTATCGCACCGCGCTGCCGCTGCTCGTGCTGGGTGCGGTGCTGAGCGCGGCACTCTTCGGCCTGCAGGAGACGGTGCTCGCCAGCGCCAATCGGCGTGCCCAGGAGCTCAATCACATCGTCAGGGGCGGCTCACCGCGAACCTTCGACGTGCTCAACCGCCAGTGGGTTGCGGGGCGCGACGGCGCCCTGTACCACTACTCGTTCTTCGACCCGCGGCGGCTCGAGCTGAACGGCCTGTCGATCTACCGACTCGAAGGCGAGCCGTGGCGCTTGACGTCGCGGACGTGGGTGTCGCTGGCGCGTTATGCCGATGGTACCTGGCGGGCCGACCGCGGTTGGGTGCGCGGGTTCGGAGCGACGAGGGAGGTGGCGTCGTTTCGCGAGTTCGAGTCAGCGACGCTCGACATCGAAGCGGCCGACTACTTCATGACCGAGCAGCCCGACGCCCGGCGCATGAACTACGCCCAGCTCAGCGAGTACATCGCAGAACTGCAGACGAGCGGGTTCAACGTCGTGCCCCACATGGTCGAGCTGCAACGAAAGGTCTCGTTCCCCTTCGTGACGGTCATCATGACCCTGCTCGCGGTGCCCTTCGCCGTCACCACCGGCAAACGCGGCGCCTTGTTCGGCATCGGCGTCGGCATCGGGCTCGCCATCTCCTACTGGCTGCTCTTCAGCCTGTTCGCCGCGTTCGGGACCGCAGGCGTGGTCGCGCCGGCGCTCGCGGCGTGGTCGCCCAACATCCTGTTCGGCGTCGGCGCGGCGTACTCGTTGCTGACGGTGCGCACCTGA
- a CDS encoding CehA/McbA family metallohydrolase: MRRLTVAGLLAAVILLLAAVMLSLPPPAIEIDRTAWHPRLPGTVVRGAYHVHTRRSDGSGTLDSVGRAAGRAGLDFVVLADHGDATTTPEPPSLRSGVLVVDGVEISTTGGHYVALGLPAAPYPLAGEPAAVVEDVARLGGFGIAAHPDSPKRQLAWEAWNQPLDGFEWLNADTEWRNESGWRLLQTLAHYPIRPVETLAALFERPATTLARWDRLSSEGRRLVALGAADAHARLGVRRETDPYGEGLALELPSYETAFRVFSLSVELDRPFSGIPADDARQLLDAVRRGRILTTIDGLARGGRLEFWAQGDGRLHRMGELVPGDTELRFTVRAATPAGAEIRLLANGQPVAVSTGVELVHDAPAAAERPGLTAYRVEVVGVSQTDRDLPWIVTNPIFVGREAVGTGRERDTPRHDAPEAEGTRLGGSADVAGWRIEKDPGSTGMMLVPVEALPGDATLEFEIATGSDEAWVAAVHPLPPGVAEAPWDRVTFSARAEQPMRVSVQLRAPTPGRDQRWQRSIYLDSKERVVSLALADLQPVRSADPSIPRANADSLLFVVDRTNSHAGARGRVWLSDIMLSSRTRSEP, translated from the coding sequence GTGCGAAGACTGACCGTCGCCGGCCTGCTGGCCGCCGTCATCCTCCTGCTGGCGGCCGTCATGCTCTCGCTCCCACCTCCAGCGATCGAGATCGACCGGACGGCATGGCACCCTCGCCTGCCTGGGACCGTCGTCCGGGGGGCGTATCACGTGCACACGAGACGCTCGGACGGCAGCGGCACGCTCGACTCGGTCGGGCGAGCTGCCGGCCGGGCCGGTCTCGATTTCGTGGTGCTCGCCGACCACGGCGATGCCACGACGACGCCCGAACCACCGAGCCTCCGATCGGGGGTGCTCGTGGTCGACGGCGTCGAGATCAGCACGACCGGCGGCCACTACGTCGCGCTCGGCCTCCCCGCGGCGCCATACCCGCTGGCGGGTGAGCCGGCGGCCGTCGTCGAGGACGTCGCGCGGCTCGGTGGCTTCGGCATCGCCGCCCATCCCGACTCACCGAAGCGGCAGCTCGCCTGGGAGGCCTGGAACCAACCCCTCGACGGGTTCGAGTGGCTCAATGCCGACACCGAATGGCGAAACGAATCGGGCTGGCGGCTCCTCCAGACGTTGGCGCACTATCCGATCCGGCCGGTCGAGACGCTGGCCGCCCTCTTCGAGCGTCCAGCAACCACCCTGGCGCGATGGGATCGCCTGTCGTCGGAGGGTCGACGGCTGGTCGCGCTCGGCGCCGCTGATGCCCACGCGCGCCTGGGCGTGCGGCGCGAGACCGACCCGTACGGCGAGGGCCTCGCCCTCGAACTCCCGTCCTACGAGACGGCGTTCCGGGTCTTTTCGCTGAGCGTCGAGCTCGACCGGCCATTCTCCGGGATTCCCGCCGACGATGCCCGGCAACTGCTGGACGCGGTGAGGCGAGGCAGGATCCTCACGACGATCGACGGGCTCGCACGCGGGGGTCGCCTGGAGTTCTGGGCCCAGGGCGACGGACGCCTTCACCGGATGGGCGAGCTCGTGCCCGGCGACACCGAACTGCGTTTCACGGTCAGGGCGGCAACCCCGGCGGGCGCCGAGATCCGCCTTCTGGCCAACGGCCAGCCCGTGGCCGTGTCGACCGGCGTGGAGCTGGTGCACGACGCGCCTGCTGCTGCGGAGCGCCCCGGGTTGACCGCGTACCGCGTCGAGGTCGTCGGCGTGAGCCAGACCGATCGCGACCTGCCCTGGATCGTCACCAACCCCATTTTCGTTGGGCGAGAGGCGGTGGGTACCGGCCGGGAGCGGGACACGCCACGTCACGACGCGCCCGAGGCCGAGGGGACGCGCCTCGGCGGCTCGGCCGACGTCGCGGGATGGCGCATCGAGAAGGATCCGGGGTCGACCGGCATGATGCTCGTCCCCGTCGAAGCCCTGCCGGGCGATGCCACGCTGGAGTTCGAGATCGCGACCGGCAGCGACGAGGCCTGGGTCGCGGCCGTGCATCCGCTGCCACCTGGCGTTGCGGAAGCGCCGTGGGACCGGGTGACCTTCAGCGCCCGGGCGGAGCAGCCCATGCGGGTGTCGGTCCAGTTGCGGGCACCGACGCCTGGACGCGACCAGCGCTGGCAGCGCTCGATCTATCTGGACTCCAAGGAGCGGGTGGTCTCGCTCGCGCTCGCCGACCTGCAGCCGGTCCGATCGGCCGACCCGAGCATCCCGCGTGCGAACGCCGACAGCCTGCTGTTCGTGGTCGACCGCACGAACAGCCACGCGGGTGCCCGTGGGCGGGTGTGGCTGTCCGACATCATGCTGTCCTCGCGCACACGCAGTGAGCCGTGA
- the metK gene encoding methionine adenosyltransferase: MQRTGRYLFTSESVTEGHPDKIADQISDAILDAILAEDPVGRVACETLVTTGLAIIAGEITTSCYVDFPKIVRETIRDVGYTRAKYGFDYETCGVLSSIHEQSPDIAQGVDPGGAGDQGLMFGYACTETDDLMPLPIMLAHRLCRGLSEARRSGVIGYLRPDGKSQVTVEYDGGLPVRVDTIVVSCQHSPSVSNETIREDVVEHVIGPAIPSELRDDRTRILVNPTGRFVIGGPQGDAGVTGRKIIVDTYGGAAPHGGGAFSGKDPTKVDRSASYMARYIAKNCVAAGVASRVLVQLAYAIGVTDPISVLVDTFGTGRVAESRLAELVRAHFKLTPRGIIEELDLRRPIYRQTAAFGHFGRREPAFTWERTDRAAALAADAGV, translated from the coding sequence ATGCAGCGGACGGGCCGGTATCTCTTCACCTCCGAGTCGGTCACCGAAGGCCATCCCGACAAGATCGCCGACCAGATCTCCGACGCCATCCTCGACGCCATCCTGGCCGAGGATCCCGTCGGCCGGGTCGCGTGCGAGACGCTCGTCACAACGGGCCTCGCCATCATCGCCGGCGAGATCACGACGTCGTGCTACGTCGATTTCCCGAAGATCGTCCGCGAGACGATCCGCGACGTGGGCTACACCCGCGCGAAGTACGGGTTCGACTACGAGACCTGCGGCGTGCTGTCGTCCATCCACGAGCAGTCGCCCGACATCGCGCAGGGCGTCGACCCGGGCGGCGCCGGCGATCAGGGCCTGATGTTCGGCTACGCCTGCACCGAGACCGACGACCTGATGCCGCTGCCGATCATGCTGGCGCACCGCCTGTGCCGGGGCCTGTCGGAGGCGAGGCGGTCTGGCGTCATCGGCTACCTCAGGCCCGACGGCAAGTCGCAGGTCACCGTCGAGTACGACGGCGGTCTGCCGGTGCGCGTCGACACGATCGTCGTATCGTGCCAGCACAGCCCGTCAGTGTCGAACGAGACGATCCGCGAAGACGTGGTCGAACACGTCATCGGCCCGGCCATTCCCTCAGAGCTGCGCGACGACCGGACCCGGATCCTCGTCAACCCCACCGGGCGGTTCGTGATCGGCGGGCCGCAGGGCGATGCCGGCGTCACCGGGCGGAAGATCATCGTCGATACCTACGGGGGCGCGGCGCCGCACGGCGGGGGAGCCTTCTCCGGCAAGGACCCGACGAAAGTCGATCGGTCGGCGAGCTACATGGCGCGCTATATCGCCAAGAACTGCGTCGCGGCGGGTGTCGCGTCCCGCGTGCTCGTCCAGCTCGCCTACGCCATCGGCGTCACCGACCCGATCTCGGTGCTCGTCGACACGTTCGGCACGGGCCGCGTGGCCGAATCGCGCCTGGCCGAGCTCGTGCGGGCCCACTTCAAGCTCACGCCGCGAGGCATCATCGAGGAGCTCGACCTGCGCCGGCCGATCTACCGCCAGACCGCGGCGTTCGGGCACTTCGGCCGGCGCGAGCCGGCCTTCACCTGGGAGCGCACCGACAGGGCGGCCGCGCTGGCCGCCGATGCCGGCGTCTGA